From Leishmania infantum JPCM5 genome chromosome 21:
ctCGTGTACCGCGCGCAGGACGTGGCCACACGCAAAGATGTTGCCGTGAAGCAGCTCTTTGGCAACCGGCCGCAGGACATGGAAGACtggctgcgcgaggtggacGCCCTACACACGCTCAACAACCATCATTGCCCGCATGTCGTGAAGTACCTGGACCacatgcagcagcacgatCGACTCTTCCTCGTGGAGGAGTTCACCGAGCACGgatcgctgctgcgccgtctgAAGGAAAACAGCAAGCTTCCGGAGGACATCGCTTGCCGGTATATCTACCAGGTGCTGACGGCCCTGTATCATATGGCCCCGTGGGGCGTCGTGCACGGCGACTTGAAGGCGTCAAACATTCTTCTCTTCGACGGCGATGTCGTGAAACTGACGGACTTTGCACTGCGCTCGCATGGCGAGGACGATCACGAGGATGGCGagcggcgcaccaccgcggcctcCACGCCTTCTGCCGAAGCACTGCCCCTCATGAggggcagccgcgccggGAGGGGCGCTGGTGAAGAGTGCTCTGGCTCTGCCCTCTCGGTGTTCCGCGGCTCCGCTTACTGGGCAGCGCCGGAAGTCCTCGCCGGTGCATCGaaggcaacggcggcgagcgACATCTGGTCGGTGGGCTGCCTCGCGGTGGAGTTGCTCACGGGTGCCCCGCCGTACTTCGAGCGCCCCATCCACAACGCCATTCATCACATCCTCAAGAGCTACTACGAGGTGCTCTGTGAAAGCGAGGCCAgccgcgtcggtgctgccggcacctCGCGCGCGTCCACCAACCCCGCAACCCCAAGCGCGGCAATGGGCTCTGGCGACGATGACGGGCCGCGTGGGCCCcggaagaagaaaaacggAGCGAAAGACGGGTGTGGTGCAGCACCGCAAAAAACAGACGTGGCGTCCGCGCGGAGggcgacggcaacgacgaGCACCCACAATCCGCCGAAGGAGCCGGTCGATGCGGTCAAGACAGCCGCATCTAGCggcgctgtgtgtgcatcaGACCGGAATGAAGTGGCCACGCCTctgtgcgaggcggcgctgctcccgcCGCTTCCCGAGGACGTGCACTTGAGCGATGAATGTCTGTCGTTTCTACGGATGTGCTTCCGCCCCCGCGCGGTAGACCGGCCGTCGGCCGGGGAGCTGCTCCACGATCCGTGGTTTCTGGACTGCACCGTGCCGCAGCTTCTGCGGGCAGCGCGCGAGGGTCGGCCTATGAACGGGACGACAGGCGACGAGAGCGtcagcgccggcaccagcagcggcagccgctttGGGGTGATTGAGCAGTGGGTGAAGCGCAACCTGACATGTGATAACGAGAGCCGGTGCGAGGCGTGGCTGAACAGCGacgcactgccgctgctggtgccggtgctgaCGCCGCGTATTATGACACCCAAGTACATTGGGAACGTGATGTGGTGCTTTTCCCAGTTTGCCGAGAGCCGCTCAGCCTTGGCGACGCTCTTTGTGGACCGGTTGGGGTCGACAGAGCTctggggggtggaggagctcACGTCGGCGTGCGACGCGGACCACCTCGCCACACTCTttcggcggtgctgtgcaACGCAGGACGCACAGGTGCCCGTGTACACCCCGGCAGAcccgcgtgcgctgcgctttGTCCTGGGCCtggagaaggaaaaggttctggcatgtgtgcgtgcgctgcactCGCGTCTCGTGCTCGAGCCgacggccgcggcgatggCTGCGGATGCGAGCTCGctggccaccgccacagACGACACCGCAGTGGATCTGAACGACTgccccgcctcctcgcgtgACCCCGCGGCGCCCGCGCATGCGGCGCCGGATCGCGCACCGGCATCCCTTCAAGAGCAGCATGAACAACAGCAGCGTGCCCGTGAGCGACTactcagcgacggcggcgcggcggtgctgtgccAGTGCGTGGAGGCGCAGTGCAAGGCAGCTTTCCTGAGCAACACAGCGCCCATGATGGAGTGGAGCACGATGAACCTGCTGTTTGACGTGCTCTGCACCATCGAGCCGCTGGCGGGCGGGCAGGCGTTGCTGTGGGGGCTCGGCGCTGACCTCAGCGGTGGTCACACCTCCCCGAGCTCTACTGTGGGCacaggtggtggtggagcggcGATTTTGAAATCGCTGACGGTTGTCGTCAACCCgtgcggaggacgaggcggcggtgagtTGAACAGCACCTGGGAAAAGTCGTCGCCAGGGACAGGTCCCCCGCTTTTGGTGTCACCGATCTCGGTGAGCCCGCAGGAGTCGATtccgacgacagcggcagcggcgggcggcggtggcggcccgCTGAGCTCCCTAGGCAGCACTATGGGGTTCGGATGCCACACCGTCAGCGGCCTTCCACCGGAGTCAGTGCAGTGGGCCACATCTATGACATGGCTGCTCGCAGTGCAGGAAGCAGCGCGCCACCTGTGCGAGACAGCGGTGCGCCTGCTCACCCGCTACATCCCAGTCGCCAGAAGGTGCAGGGCCGAGTACCTCGAGAAGGCCGGTGTCAGTCTGACTGCAACGCTGGTCCTCGTGGCCTCGAGCGAGGTGGTCAGCACCGACGTGCGATGCGCGGCTGTCGAAgccctgccgcagctgcaggcgagcTCGCTCCGTGCAACCCGGTACCTGCGCGACCCGGTGCGCTGCATTGCCCTGCTGGCGCTCACCCTGAAGCGGTCCTACGGTGTCCCCGCGCTGACATCGTGCCTGCTCACAGCCATCACCGCTATGACGTCTGAGAAGCAGATGCTAGCGGCCTGCACCGGCTGCCCGTGGGTGTGGGAATCACTGGTGTCCCTGCTAAGAGAAGTGGAGGCAGCTGacaaagccgccgccgctggtggcaagcgcagcagctcggctctccacagcgccgccagcaccgacggtggcgcggccGAGGGGGCCGTCGCCCCACCTGCCTtagtagcagcagcggcgagtcCCACATCAGTCAAATCGCCtagcgccagcagcagcagcggcgctgttgctgctggtggcgctgctgtttttGCCGACATTGTTGTTCTTCTCTCGCGTTGGTTCGCGGAGGTAAcaccgacggcgctgctgagcagtGCCgtaacagcagcagcagcggcatcggaAGCAATACCTGCCCTCGGTCATCCAGCAGCGTCCCTACCCCTCCCGGTGTTGCTGCAGACACTTCGCTGCCAGCTCATAGCGCTGTCGCAGAACGGTCGTGTCTGCCACGGTGATCTGATGCCGGAtgtggcgaaggcgctgcggcatTTGGCCCCTctcgaagccgccgccgtcgccgcgtcaACGTCGACGGCCACGGTGGCGTGAGAGCCATCCGTGAGGGAAAAAAGACGGACAGCGCATGAGtgtgctgcacgcgcgcgcctgcgctgtGCAGATGCGTGCCTCCTTTGCTTGTGTCTTACGCCGTTGTatgtgttgttgttttcgggGGGCTACGTCTCTCTTCGGCGCCGTTGTTGACAGCGTCccgcacgtgcgcatgtgGAGAAGGGTGGCGGGGTGAGATGTGGAAGGGCCTCGCGCTTGTGTGGGTGCACTTCAGCCACGCTGTACCGGTGCCGCGCCCTCCACCATCCCCTCTaaggggcacacacacaccgtcaAGCAGGGAAGGTGCAGCGCATCCCCCTCGTTAGTCAGCCATGAACATGGGTCAGTCCTGGTGCTTTATGCGTGAGCCCGCTTGTGGGAGCTCAACGGCTTCAGAAAGAAGGTGTGCAGGGCCGCCCCTGTGCACTTGCGCCCTCTTCGCAGTTGTCTACGCCGACAGTCGCACGCacttgccgccgccccgTCGACTCCGACGAGTGGAGCGTGCATTCGAGTGCAACAAAGGGCAGACCGCAGACCCTCTGCCCTCGTCGAGGTCTACGTGCTCGATCGTTTGCTtcacgcccctcccccacccctttccgctgccacggcgcgTATACGTCTCACTAAAcactacacacacgcacacagagagagaaagagtaCCACCGCTGCTTCGGACGCTTCCCATGTACAAGGTATTTCCTGTGCTCATACCGCGGGCCGCGAAGGTACGTGCCCAGTGCCTGGAGCTGGGAAGTCTGAATGACTACGGCACAAGCCCGTCGACGCTggttgctgcggcgccgtccgctACGAACGTCTACACACTCGCCTTTGGCGAGCGCGAAGGTCTCGCCCCTGGAGAGCGACTGGAGGTGTATGGCAACACGGTGCGACTCGTGCGAACCCTCGCCTACGGCTGCCCGCGAGGCGTCACCCCCGAGAGCGCCTTCACGGGACGGCTGAAGGATGCGGAGCTGGCCGCTATCACGGAGCAGCTGGATTTGCTGAGGCGGGAGACGCGCAGGTCTGACACGCTACTGCATACAGCGGATGACAGCAACGCCAGCGGGCAGGCGCACAGGAGCGTAACTACGGCCGTTGGCGAGGAGCCCCTACGCCCGTCAGAATGGATGCTGCGAGTACCCGATGTGGCCAACAGTCGCGTGCTCCGGAACGCGGTGCCGGATGACCCACAGACGTGCTCTGGCAGGAGTCTAGCGGCCCAGCTGAGCAAGCTGCGCgtcagcgaggaggaggtggtcgTGGCGGAGTGGGTGGGAAAGCCAAAGGGGGACAgtgaggccgccgccggcgcgtccGCATGGTCGCCGCGGTTTTCATCGGCGGGTGCCTCCACGCGCGCGGATCGCTCAACgagtgccgctgccacggctAAGGAGACCAACcctagcagcagcagtgcgggCACGACATCTGCGCTACCCTCCACTGCGTTCAAGGGCGGTGCCGTGCCGCCACCCGCCGCGGGTGGCACACTCCTCATGGAGAACGGCGTTTGCTTCGGCAGCCCCGACTCGTGCGGACTACGAGCCCTCCGCACGGCTCGCCTTGCCTTCATCTCCAGCATCGAGCTCACCGCCAACGGCCTCgcttggcggcagcgtcgccacacatgcgaggaggcgcgtggCTTGACTGTGCTCGACGCGAGCGCCATCGACTTCACCTTCGCGCAGGCAGCTCTGCAGTCCACCCTGGAGTTGGGCCTGCACGCGGGTGCGGGGTGTCAGATATCTCACGTGCCGCTGAccgatgcggcggccgcgcacgtGGAGCCGCAGGCGGCAAGCTacatccgcgtcgtcgccgccgggcCTGGTCGAGCATTGCCAAGGCCCTTTGACTACCTGCCGACCCACTCGATCGATGTTGGCGCCTACACAGCGCACCTGCCTCTGCCCGTCGGGCCTGCCGCAGAagagaagggcggcggcggcggcggcgaggggtCGGCAGCCTCGAGGCGAGGATTCAAGTCGCCTGGCAGAGATGCGAGAGCAAATCGCCAACAACTCGCCGTGCAGCTTTCCCAAGCGCTtgcgacgctgcgccgcggcgccttCATGCTTGTCACGTTTGTGCCGACGTGTTCCAGCGTGGCGACGCTGTACCATCAAATGGaaacgcagcggcgcgcggaGGTGCTCATCGAGCACAAGGTCGTGACGGAGGCGAAAGCGTGCATCGCCGAGGCCATCGCGCGCACCGGGCGGTGGGGCTTCATCACGGACGAGGTGCTTCCTGCCGCGGACAGCGCGCAGggcagctccttctctcttgtcGTAATGCTCGAGTGACACACCGCTCTTGATCCGTGGGTGTACGTGAGTTTTCGGTGatcgcgtgcgtgtgcacacgaTCGCGCGCGTTCGCCTCGTCGTGGCGCTGagcgcctccccctccccctcccaccacaCCACACATGAAGTTCGCCACAGGGACAGAAAGGCGAAAGAAGGGATCAGAGTGGGGCTGACCGGTCGCTAAGAGCTcggaggagagaagacggAGGCCGATGACGGATGCTTGCGAAGAGAGTCGGCACCCCAGCGTGTATGACAAGGGTTGTGTCGAAGATGGCCGTGCCGCTGGGCACATCAatggcctcctccacccacccctccatCCCCCCCTAtctctcgtgtgtgtgtgtgtgtattaTGCGCTCTCCCTACCGTAATGCCCCGTCCTGGACCTCTTCGCTTCCTCGTCTCGctctccacacacacctacacacacacgcagagacacacCGCGGCACCAGTGCTCTGCCCCAaccgcccgcccgcccttCACATCCCTAAACCCAAAGAAGAACATATTGCCACGCAGAGAGTAAGACTCCCGCGCGCGCTCGCGATGCTCAGCAACACCAAGGGATATCAACGCTTCTCCCACACCCTCGGCTTCCACAGTGATGACCTCTCGAAGCTCAGCAAGGTATGTCACCAGTGGTGCGAGACAGGCAAGTGCAAGGCGTACAACAAGGAGCAGGAAGTGCGTCGCGAGATTGCTGCTgccaaggaggcggagctgctgaagaaggCGACCGCCCTCTACACCATGCACATGGAACTCATGGCAGACATGGCCGGTGCAGACGGggacgacgcggaggcgcttGAGCTGATGCAGAGCGCCATGTCACGCGGTAGCTTCCCTGCCGACCCCGCCAAGCGGGAGGAGGTAATCAGCAAGCTTgtcgaggagctgaagcagGAGCCGGTCTACCTCAACTGGAGCCTTGATGCCGCAGTGGCGGAGCGGCTCGTGGAGCTCAAGGTGAAGCGGTGCCCGTACAACCATCGCGGGGCTCTGAACTTAGCGCTGAAGCGCGGCCGCAgtgaggaggacgaggaggagatgctgcACCGGAGTGAAGAAGAGGTGCTGAGAGGGTCTTCCACcaacggcgcagcggctgcgtccTCATCATCGGCGgtagccaccaccacagccgcaGGACCGGCGAAGGACActggcgacgacagcgacggtggcTGGGCTGAAGCGAGGCACCGCATCTTCCGCACTCTCACGCCGCTTCAGCGCTGCGTCGTGTGTCTGCTGTGGCAACGCACCTTCCAGGTGGCGCAAGGGCTGGTGATGGACGTGCGGCTGGCCTTGGAAAAGCTGGTAACGGCGCAGCACAAGGCCACCGGCAGGGTGGAGCCGCCGTCGATTTcgtgcagcggcgtggcggcacAGTCATCGTCCCATCGCCCACATGGCGGCAGCCAGAACGACGTGAAGAACGCAGACGGCGAAGATGCGTTGGAGGCGTACCTCAGCTCACCTGCCTTCGAGGAACTGGTGGAGCGAGAGACGAAGCGGGTGGTGCCGCGCGTGGCCTTTCGGCCTGAGTTCGGACTCGTTGATCTGAGTgctctgccgcagctcgtGGCGCACCTAAGCGCCCACCCGACATGCGGCATCTTTctggcgcgcacgctgaCATACTTTACTGGCAAGGCGCTGAAGCGTGACGGCTCTTCGCCGtccgcagcaccagcagcagcatcgagTCTCTCCAAACACCAGAGCGACGACGCGCCGGCCCCCGAAAGCTTCCACCACCTTCTCTTCCCGAGCCGCAAGCTTATCACGGAAAAGGAGCTGGACctcagcaccagcacctGCGCCGATGAAGTGATCGAGGCGATCGAGTGGGCGCTGCACGTGTACCACCGCCATGGACAACCGCACGCCGAAACcgagagggcggaggggaaGGGTGAGTGGGGTATGACCGGCGACGAGCGCCGATTGTGCAAGGCAAGCGACACCGCATCGGCTCACGTCACGGCGCTGTTCCGCAATCAGCGCATCCGCCTACACGGGCTCACGCTGACACAGTGCAAGATTACCTCGGCAGACGGCATCGTGGAGTCACTGCATAAACGGCACATGGAGCAGTACCTGTACGCACTCGACCTCTCAGAGAACCGGCTGTGGTCGCTGCGCTTCCTGCTGGTGCTCCGGGCCCACTACGctcgccgcctgctgcgcctctctctccgtaACAACCCCATCACACGCAAGCCCGAGTACCAAGAGCAAGTTCGCGCCTCACTGCCACAGCTGACCTCCCTCGACGGCGAGCCGATCCGCCGTCCCCCACTGCGGTTTCCGAAGCCGTGGCCGACCTCGTGCACGCGCTGGATCGCCGACGAGGGAACGCCGGAACATCAGGAGCAGGAGTCGGTGCTCGACTGCGTGGCGCGCCTCCTGTACATCTGGGAGACGCGCCGCATCCCCCACACCGCGAGGGAGTTGGCCGCCTTCCGTGACGCCGGCCATCCAgccacggaggaggaggcgctcaaCGAGGACAATTTCCCGCACCGCTACCTCCAcccggccgccgccttcagcGTGACCGTATCGCCGAGCCTCAGCTTCTACGACGCAGCCACCATGCGGGATGCGCGCAGCGTGGAGCTCGATAAAGACTACACTGGCATGCGGTTGAGCGCCGTGGACGTGCgcgacgcgcgtgtgttCAATGTTGCCATGAAGAACAGCTCACGCAACCTGCTGGCTGGTAGGCAGGCACTGCAGCGCTTCGGCCGCGGTGCCGAGAACTGCTACATGGCCTACCAGCTCACCCTCTACCCGGAGAGGATGGACGTGTCGCACCATCTGACGGACGCCGTCGTGTCGGTGGCACGTGTGCCACAGGTCGTTAACGCCGCGGTCTCTGGGggcaaagcagcagcggctgggAAGCGCAAGAAGAGTGCCGCCGATCCTGGCGTCGCCAGAGCCGCGGGCTCTGGCAAGACGTCGAGCCACGGCAGCCCCACGAGTGCGCGCTTCGGCGCCCTTGCTCACCGTAACCCTCCGTTGCAGCAGCATGTGGTGACGCTCCATGGCATCATGACGTGGCGGCTGCCCAGTATGAAGCGCCACGAGTGCATGCAAGCATCCTACACTCGGGTGTTGGCCTTCACCAAGAAGGTGCTGCCTGACCAGAACCGCGagtgggagcggctgcgcagccctCCCTATGTGCTCATGAACGACCAGGTGTTCTTGTACCCGGCGCCgactgctggtgcggcggtggcggccactGCACTGCTGTCTTCGGTGTTCGCGGCAAACACCGCGACGCGTCTGTCACGGCTTGTCGTGGAATTCGGGCTAGAGGCGTGCCGCGATGGCGTGGCGCTCGTGCGCGACGTCATGGAGCGCTGCACAAGCCCCGCCTCCGAGTatgctgcgctgcaggcgctggtgCTCGGCGTGCTTGGCCCTCGCGAGGAAACCGACGAAGCCGAggaagcagcgcagctggCATGCGCTCAGGCAGCGGAAGCACAGCTGGCGCCCCTCTTCGCTGACTATCTTCGCCGttcgccgccacctgcgaCGGCGCACTCTCGCGAGTACATGATTTTCTCGATGCTGGATGGTGTCGCGGCGACGACACCAGTGGAGCCGGCAGTGCACACAACGGGACTGACGCAGCACCAAAGAGGCGTGACATCAGCCGTGAAGAGGTTGAAAGCACCTGCGGTTACTGCTGCCCCTTCTGCACCGCACAAGGCGTcagagaaggcggcggatgcgcagACGTGGGCATCTGCAGTGCACGTCGTCTCGCTGCCACTCCTGCACCAGGTGACGGACATCACCAACGTATGCTACACGTTGTCCTTTCACTAATGTCCCTCATCAGCATGTCTTTCCGGCCCTACCTTGGTAGGACGGcagccagagagagagaggtgagggagCCGGGACAGAGGTGTCGAGGaggcaccagcgccgctgccacgacTGCTCCGGTGACTGCGGACGGTGCCGTTGATCCGCTCACGCGAatcgtcgccgctgtgcaTCTGCTCGCGTGTCTTTCGTTTTGTTCAGTTAAGCAACTAAGGCAGCAGCCTgcccccacctcctccaagcgagagagaagaagagcggaCGAAGCGGGGGCGAGCACGGCACCCACAAAAATCACGCACGCCCCTCAGCGCACGGGTCTACGGAgagcgtctgcgcgtgtaTGAAGAGATGGTGCGCATGCCGTGAAAGAGCTCAGGAGTCGCAAGCGGCTCACGTGTGTACATCCTTCGCCCCCActctccctcacccctccccccatcaccaccatacacacacacacacacatacgtaTGCGTGATGCGTATTTCCTTCGTCTTTTCGCTTCGACTCACGTCATGCCCCTCCGCCGCTCGCCTCGTCGCGCGTACTCGCTCACGCAGAGAACCGCAACGAATCGCACGTCACCGGGACACAAACTCGAACGATGCGGCGCTCAACTGCAGCGCGCTCGGGCAGCTTCATGGGGTGCTCTGCCTCGCCATGGGCACGATGGGCGGCGAAGGTGCAGCATCGCTGCAAAgcctcgtcatcctcgacGTCGGCCACCAGATCCCGCCCACACAACAACCTtcgctccagcacggtggAGTCGACACCGTTCCATGTGAAGCCCAacatgtgtgtgcctgtgtggcAGCCCAGCGCCAAGTTCATGAAGTACACGCCAGTCCGCTGGCTGTCAAACAACCTGTTCGCCATCGCGACGTATCAGCTGACGCTGGAGGTAGGCTTTACAGTTATCTTTGGCAGTCTGCTGTATGCGGACAAGATGACTGCCCAAGGTGTGTGCGACGCGCTTGCGGCGTACCACTACCCCTTCGTCAACTGGATCGACGTCGAGGGCGGTGTGTACACGGAGCCAGTGCGTGTGGGGCCTTTCACGCTAAACGCGCAGAagatgacggcgctgcacacGGGCCACAATATTGCCAGCGGTATTCTGccggtgcaggtgctgctgctcgtgacAACGTttgtgccggtgcagcaTGCCTATCGACTCTTGCGACACGCAGCACCGGCCACAACCAGTGCGTTGCACCCCGCTAGTGGTGTCGGAGGTGTCaatgcagctgcagcagctgcggcaacgacggcgccacCCACCTCCGTGTCGGCAGGGGCACGGCGTGCGTCGTATGCGCGCGCCACCAACGCAAAGAAGGCCTCGCCGGCCTGGCCCTATTATTGACACAAGCAGCTCGTCATGATggcagcacgcacagagacatACTCGCTGACGCCGCCCAAAGTGCACGTCTGCTCCGGCACCTACGCAGAGGCATTACATGCGCACCACCACGCACGTGGTTTTGCTCCTCTTTCCGCACGTGTGTGGCACGGGCTACTTCTGAGGGTGCCTTTAGCGATGCTGCGTCTCTTtcgccgctgatgccgtCGTTGCTGGCAGGGATGAGGGCGGggcacaccccctcccctccttcatCCCCcatcacgcgcgcacaaatTAACACCCACGCATGCGGCAGAGGATGATAACATGCAAATAAAAAAGGACGCATccgcgcgtgcacaccgTTGCGGTCTGCTGCTCGTGTGGGCGGTGGGAGGGGTGCAGCATCGTGCACCCGCCTCCCCTTGCGCTCACTCGCACCGATGCCTTCCTGAGTCCCGCTCTCACTTTGTTGCCCTCCCCCGTCTCCTCCCCGCCGCGCGTGGGCAGCAGTCAATTAGCTGCTGATTTCATGCGGCCCGCATCAGGAGCGCATCGCTCTCTCTATGATCCCGacacccccaccaccaccaacaccaacCATACCCACACACGTACCCGCCGCTCATCTCTCtactccccaccaccaccctctccGCTCGGTGTGTAGCGGTGTTgctccgcgctgccgtctccCACTGCAGATCTCTCAGCGCCTCTCACTGCCATTTGGGCGGAcaggcgtgtgtgccgcgACAACctcagcgagcgagagaagcgTACCCCATGGTGCTCTCCGTCTGCCCCCGAATAGGGTCACGGCAGCGATCCCGTTGCTGcggggccgctgccgttgctgcacCTCTGCTGGCCATGGCCtgtctgctgctcgcgctctGCATCCTGCCGgacccagcagctgcggtggtggggtcACTTAACGGCGCCTCAGCCCGCAGCCCGTCTGTCGCCCCCCACATTGGCGACCTTGTGCCGCTTGCCATGTACATCAGGACGAAGCGGCAGATCCGGCACTCCTTCATCTCCGTCGCCGATCAGCAGCTAGCAGTGGACGAAGAGGCGGTggtcgacgacgccgcgggcAATGTCGAggccgccacagccgcggAAGTGCTGCGGCCGAAGGACCTCGACCTGCCATCTCTAGGTGCCACCAGAGGCAAGCACAAAAACCAGGTTGTACGCCTGCTGCCACCAGCGTCTAGCCCACGCTTCGGCATCAACAAAGCAGTCACGATCGTGGCGAACAGCACCCTGCGTGCGGCCGGTCAGAGCCTGCAGGAGgacacggcgctgcagcagagcgACTTGGCGTTCCGCTTCAGCGTCGGCAGAGGGCTACACAAGGAGTCGACATGgttgccgctggcggccCGCAAGAAATACACAAGTCAGCTCTCCGAGACTCTCGCTGGCCGGCTACATGAGATGCAAGCCGCGCaagccgccgacgccgcagcggagcgtcagcgcgacaaggaggccgccgaggcCATGGACAAcacggccgctgcagccgcggcgcagaaggTGCAGTACCTCTCCCGCGTCACCTTCTTCTTTGGCTATCGCAAAGGCGATCTGCAGAAGATGACGTCCTTTTCTATAGCGGCGCAGTACTCGCCAGAGGTGAAACCTGGTGTTGAGCTGCAGTTTCTCTGGAGCGAGCACCGCCCCTACAACCCGAATCGTGCAGTAACGCTGTGCAGTGCCGTGGCGGTATTGGTTTCGATGATCACCGTGCTGGCCGTGTTCCACCCCTCCAGTCGGAGTATGCTGCTGTTCAGTCAACGCATCGTCGCTGTGCGGGCCCACGACTGAGATGCGGCTTTTGGCTTCTGTTTTGCTATCCGCGTACGCGGCCAACCGAGCGAGTCTGAATgaagagggcggagggggaaggcggcggcgttctcGAGCGCCGTCTTGCCAGGcactccccttccctctcagTGTGCTGTTATCTCGTACTCTCGCCTCGCTTCGCCAGTCGAGCGCTTCCGCCCGAGCCTCACTCccattctctctctctcgttgctgTTGAATacatgtgtgtctgcgcgtgtgcgtgtctcgcCGCCCTTCCTCCCACCGTGAAGGTgaaggtggaggggggcggcAACACAGACGAAGAGAGGAAAACCAATGGCAAGGCTGCCCTCACACCGCACCCGTGTGCCTAAAGCACATCTGCATCCAGCCTATACCGCTGGCCGCGGGGTTTGGGGGCTCGTTTGTGTCGGCGTGCGCTCTCGCTTGCCCGTCAAGTAGTgatgtgcatgcgtgcataCCTACATCCATCTgcatgtgtacgtgtgtcgGGTGGGGCGGGGAGACGACTGTGcgtgtacacacacacacacagacaacatcaccgccaccagccAGCCACTGCACTGGATTTTGTTGAGCGCCACTTTGTGTCTCTCCATGTACGTCGAACCTTCTCACCCCGCTCCTTCGTCGTCTCCCCTCATCCGTGCCTCCCGTGTGGCTGAGCGTCAAGTGCCTATTTCTTCGCTGCctcaccctccctccgcgCACCAGCCGACTTCAGGATTGAGCCGTGgtgtgcagcagaggtggaCGACCTGTGGTAGTGCGCGTGCCTGTTGGTTGTCCGGCTCGTCGTAGAATGGCACGTTGAAAAGAACGAAGGAACCCCCCCCCTCAACACGCAAGGCAGGCGCGCGCTTTCACCTAGGCAGGCACACAGCAATGGACCCCTCTGCCGTAGC
This genomic window contains:
- a CDS encoding putative protein kinase; protein product: MATVDTVRGRYSSYKLLNEVGRGGSALVYRAQDVATRKDVAVKQLFGNRPQDMEDWLREVDALHTLNNHHCPHVVKYLDHMQQHDRLFLVEEFTEHGSLLRRLKENSKLPEDIACRYIYQVLTALYHMAPWGVVHGDLKASNILLFDGDVVKLTDFALRSHGEDDHEDGERRTTAASTPSAEALPLMRGSRAGRGAGEECSGSALSVFRGSAYWAAPEVLAGASKATAASDIWSVGCLAVELLTGAPPYFERPIHNAIHHILKSYYEVLCESEASRVGAAGTSRASTNPATPSAAMGSGDDDGPRGPRKKKNGAKDGCGAAPQKTDVASARRATATTSTHNPPKEPVDAVKTAASSGAVCASDRNEVATPLCEAALLPPLPEDVHLSDECLSFLRMCFRPRAVDRPSAGELLHDPWFLDCTVPQLLRAAREGRPMNGTTGDESVSAGTSSGSRFGVIEQWVKRNLTCDNESRCEAWLNSDALPLLVPVLTPRIMTPKYIGNVMWCFSQFAESRSALATLFVDRLGSTELWGVEELTSACDADHLATLFRRCCATQDAQVPVYTPADPRALRFVLGLEKEKVLACVRALHSRLVLEPTAAAMAADASSLATATDDTAVDLNDCPASSRDPAAPAHAAPDRAPASLQEQHEQQQRARERLLSDGGAAVLCQCVEAQCKAAFLSNTAPMMEWSTMNLLFDVLCTIEPLAGGQALLWGLGADLSGGHTSPSSTVGTGGGGAAILKSLTVVVNPCGGRGGGELNSTWEKSSPGTGPPLLVSPISVSPQESIPTTAAAAGGGGGPLSSLGSTMGFGCHTVSGLPPESVQWATSMTWLLAVQEAARHLCETAVRLLTRYIPVARRCRAEYLEKAGVSLTATLVLVASSEVVSTDVRCAAVEALPQLQASSLRATRYLRDPVRCIALLALTLKRSYGVPALTSCLLTAITAMTSEKQMLAACTGCPWVWESLVSLLREVEAADKAAAAGGKRSSSALHSAASTDGGAAEGAVAPPALVAAAASPTSVKSPSASSSSGAVAAGGAAVFADIVVLLSRWFAEVTPTALLSSAVTAAAAASEAIPALGHPAASLPLPVLLQTLRCQLIALSQNGRVCHGDLMPDVAKALRHLAPLEAAAVAASTSTATVA